One genomic segment of Streptomyces liangshanensis includes these proteins:
- a CDS encoding response regulator yields MADPQRTITLIVVDDHPVVRDGLRGMFDSAPGFEVLGEAADGVAGVDLATRLDPDVVLMDLRMPGGGGVDAIAELTRRGARSKVLVLTTYDTDSDTLPAIEAGATGYLLKDAPREELFTAVRAAADGRTVLSPAVASRLVSRVRTPAAAREEPLSAREREVLALVAKGTPNRGIAAELFISEATVKTHLTHLYAKLGVKDRAAAVAVAYDRGILG; encoded by the coding sequence ATGGCTGACCCGCAGCGCACCATCACCCTCATCGTCGTCGACGACCATCCCGTCGTACGGGACGGCCTGCGCGGCATGTTCGACTCCGCTCCCGGCTTCGAGGTGCTCGGCGAGGCGGCGGACGGGGTGGCGGGCGTGGATCTGGCCACCCGTCTCGACCCCGACGTCGTCCTGATGGACCTGCGGATGCCGGGCGGCGGCGGGGTCGACGCGATCGCCGAACTCACCCGCCGCGGCGCCCGGTCCAAGGTCCTGGTCCTCACCACGTACGACACGGACAGCGACACCCTGCCCGCGATCGAGGCGGGCGCCACCGGCTACCTGCTCAAGGACGCGCCCCGCGAGGAGCTGTTCACCGCCGTGCGGGCGGCGGCCGACGGGCGCACGGTCCTCTCACCCGCGGTCGCCTCCCGGCTGGTCTCCCGGGTCAGGACCCCGGCCGCCGCCCGCGAGGAACCGCTGTCCGCCCGCGAGCGCGAGGTCCTGGCGCTGGTCGCCAAGGGCACCCCGAACCGGGGGATCGCCGCCGAACTCTTCATCAGCGAGGCGACGGTGAAGACCCATCTGACGCACCTCTACGCGAAGCTCGGCGTCAAGGACCGGGCGGCGGCGGTCGCGGTGGCGTACGACCGGGGCATCCTCGGCTAG
- a CDS encoding MIP/aquaporin family protein produces the protein MAKGLRNTLLGEMAAEFAGTFILIMFGCGVVAQVQAPGLGDHDSIAWAWGFGVMLGVYVAARVSGAHLNPAVTLSLAVFRGFSWRKVAPYAVAQTLGAFCAALLVRWNYTEILAKFDPGHTFKTQTVFSTLPGNGTLPVSEWGAFRDQVIGTALLVLVIFAITDLLNTPPGANLGALITGLLVVALGMAWGADAGYAINPARDFGPRLASYITGYDTAWRDQYGNFYWWIPIVAPLIGGLVGAAFYKYVIATFLPVQKKQEQGRAPIADV, from the coding sequence ATGGCAAAAGGATTGAGGAACACCCTCCTCGGGGAGATGGCCGCGGAGTTCGCCGGCACCTTCATCCTCATCATGTTCGGATGCGGTGTGGTGGCGCAGGTCCAGGCACCGGGGCTGGGCGACCACGACAGCATCGCCTGGGCGTGGGGCTTCGGCGTCATGCTCGGTGTGTACGTGGCGGCCCGGGTCAGCGGGGCCCATCTCAACCCCGCGGTGACCCTGTCCCTCGCGGTCTTCCGCGGCTTCTCGTGGCGCAAGGTGGCGCCGTACGCCGTGGCCCAGACGCTCGGCGCGTTCTGCGCGGCGCTGCTGGTGCGGTGGAACTACACCGAGATCCTGGCGAAGTTCGACCCGGGTCACACGTTCAAGACCCAGACGGTCTTCTCCACCCTCCCCGGCAACGGGACGCTGCCGGTCAGCGAGTGGGGCGCGTTCCGTGACCAGGTGATCGGTACGGCGCTGCTGGTGCTGGTCATCTTCGCCATCACCGACCTGCTGAACACGCCCCCCGGCGCCAACCTCGGCGCGCTGATCACGGGTCTGCTCGTGGTCGCCCTCGGGATGGCGTGGGGCGCGGACGCCGGGTACGCGATCAACCCGGCCCGTGACTTCGGCCCCCGCCTCGCGAGCTACATCACGGGGTACGACACGGCCTGGCGGGACCAGTACGGCAACTTCTACTGGTGGATCCCGATCGTCGCCCCGCTCATCGGCGGACTCGTCGGCGCGGCGTTCTACAAGTACGTGATCGCCACGTTCCTGCCCGTCCAGAAGAAGCAGGAGCAGGGTCGCGCGCCCATCGCGGACGTCTGA
- a CDS encoding EF-hand domain-containing protein: MADIDDARKAFDRFDADGDGLITAVEYKSAMAQLGDFHVTETVAQAVINAHDANGDGLLTFDEFWAARKGE; encoded by the coding sequence GTGGCGGACATCGACGACGCGCGCAAGGCATTCGACCGGTTCGACGCCGACGGCGACGGGCTCATCACGGCGGTGGAGTACAAGAGCGCCATGGCCCAGCTCGGTGACTTCCACGTCACCGAGACCGTGGCGCAGGCCGTCATCAACGCCCACGACGCCAACGGCGACGGCCTGCTGACCTTCGACGAGTTCTGGGCCGCCCGCAAGGGCGAGTGA
- a CDS encoding enoyl-CoA hydratase/isomerase family protein, which produces MATVNLEVSDGVGTIRLDRPPMNALNASIQDRLRELAGEAGRRDDVRAVILYGGEKVFAAGADIKEMRDMDHAAMVLRSRALQEAFTAVARIPKPVVAAVTGYALGGGCELTLCADYRIAADNAKLGQPEILLGLIPGAGGTQRLARLIGPSRAKDLIFTGRQVRADEALAIGLVDRVVPAAEVYEQAHAWAAKLAQGPALALRAAKESVDAGLETDLETGLAIERTWFASLFATEDRERGMRSFVEDGPGKATFL; this is translated from the coding sequence ATGGCTACCGTGAACCTCGAAGTCTCCGACGGCGTCGGCACGATCCGGCTCGACCGTCCCCCGATGAACGCGCTGAACGCCTCGATCCAGGACCGGCTGCGCGAGCTGGCCGGCGAGGCCGGCCGCCGTGACGACGTACGGGCCGTGATCCTGTACGGCGGCGAGAAGGTCTTCGCGGCCGGCGCCGACATCAAGGAGATGCGGGACATGGACCACGCGGCGATGGTGCTGCGCTCCCGGGCCCTCCAGGAGGCGTTCACCGCCGTCGCCCGCATCCCCAAGCCCGTCGTCGCGGCCGTCACCGGCTACGCGCTCGGCGGGGGCTGCGAGTTGACGCTCTGCGCGGACTACCGGATCGCCGCCGACAACGCGAAGCTCGGCCAGCCCGAGATCCTGCTGGGCCTGATCCCGGGCGCCGGCGGCACCCAGCGGCTGGCCCGGCTGATCGGCCCCTCCCGCGCCAAGGACCTCATCTTCACGGGCCGTCAGGTACGGGCCGACGAGGCCCTGGCGATCGGCTTGGTCGACCGGGTGGTCCCCGCCGCCGAGGTGTACGAGCAGGCGCACGCGTGGGCGGCGAAGCTCGCCCAGGGGCCCGCTCTGGCGCTGCGCGCCGCCAAGGAGAGCGTCGACGCGGGTCTGGAGACGGACCTGGAGACGGGCCTCGCGATCGAACGCACCTGGTTCGCAAGCCTGTTCGCGACGGAGGACCGGGAGCGCGGGATGCGCTCGTTCGTGGAGGACGGTCCCGGCAAGGCGACCTTCCTCTGA
- a CDS encoding ABC transporter permease yields the protein MSGTATSASLAVLRTEARLFAREPAFLFWVVAFPTVLMTVLGLIPSFRDPDAALGGRRVIDLYVPVAVLLALIMAGLQAMPPVLTGYRERGILRRLSTTPVRPAALLAAQLAVLGASALCSAVLVVAVGRAAFGVRLPGQPAGYVLALVLAAAAALALGALVCAVSRTGKAAQAIGSAVFFPAMFTAGVWVPVQTMPGLLRHLVTYTPFGAGSAALDQAVRGDWPSWAHLGVLALWTVALTAGAVRWFRWE from the coding sequence ATGTCCGGAACCGCCACGTCCGCCTCCCTCGCCGTCCTCAGGACCGAGGCCCGCCTCTTCGCCCGCGAGCCCGCCTTCCTCTTCTGGGTCGTCGCCTTCCCGACCGTCCTGATGACGGTCCTCGGGCTGATCCCGTCCTTCCGCGACCCGGACGCCGCCCTCGGGGGCCGCCGCGTGATCGACCTGTACGTGCCCGTCGCCGTCCTGCTCGCGCTGATCATGGCCGGGCTCCAGGCCATGCCCCCCGTCCTCACCGGCTACCGCGAGCGGGGCATCCTGCGGCGGCTGTCGACCACGCCCGTACGCCCCGCCGCCCTGCTCGCCGCCCAGCTGGCGGTCCTCGGCGCGAGCGCCCTGTGCTCCGCCGTCCTGGTCGTCGCCGTGGGCCGCGCCGCCTTCGGCGTACGGCTGCCGGGACAGCCCGCCGGGTACGTCCTCGCCCTGGTCCTCGCGGCGGCGGCCGCCCTCGCCCTGGGCGCGCTGGTCTGCGCCGTCTCCCGTACGGGGAAGGCCGCGCAGGCCATCGGGTCGGCCGTCTTCTTCCCGGCCATGTTCACCGCCGGGGTGTGGGTGCCGGTCCAGACGATGCCCGGCCTCCTGCGGCACCTCGTCACGTACACCCCCTTCGGCGCCGGCTCGGCGGCCCTCGACCAGGCCGTGCGCGGCGACTGGCCAAGCTGGGCGCACCTGGGGGTCCTGGCGCTGTGGACGGTCGCGCTGACCGCCGGAGCGGTCCGCTGGTTCCGGTGGGAGTGA
- a CDS encoding sensor histidine kinase — translation MTGTEAATAPAATTRDTTPAGAFLASRWEQFYRWGAYVLLTVSTLISAAVAEVFAMTRGELYAAGVLVLAAFGLQLWWGRARHRPDRTLSAPVYYTARTTLAFVLTWLNPLFAVFAATGYFDVSHLLPRRAVKAGLLITALTLAGSQSGGLPPQGPLGWVLFGGLFVINSSLALLFAHLGSKEAEVAEEKAATIAELERANARLELALAENAGLHAQLLVQAREAGVADERRRLAAEIHDTIAQGLTGIIAQLQVVTGTRDPDLVRAHVARATALARHSLGEARRSVQNLSPAELDADALPEALRKTVVAWAERTGVRAGFTVTGTEEPLHDEVASTLLRIAQEALANTARHARAGRVGVTLSYMGDEVCLDVRDDGLGFDPAALAPRSGTGGFGLDGMRARAERVAGAVTVESGEGEGTAVSARVPLVRHG, via the coding sequence ATGACAGGCACGGAAGCCGCCACCGCCCCGGCGGCCACCACCCGGGACACCACGCCCGCCGGGGCCTTCCTGGCATCGCGGTGGGAGCAGTTCTACCGCTGGGGCGCGTACGTCCTGCTGACCGTCTCCACCCTGATCTCCGCCGCCGTCGCCGAGGTCTTCGCGATGACACGCGGCGAGCTGTACGCGGCGGGGGTGCTCGTCCTCGCCGCGTTCGGACTCCAACTGTGGTGGGGCCGGGCCAGGCACCGGCCGGACCGCACACTGTCCGCCCCGGTCTACTACACCGCGCGCACCACGCTCGCGTTCGTGCTGACCTGGCTCAACCCGCTCTTCGCCGTCTTCGCCGCGACCGGCTACTTCGACGTCTCCCACCTCCTGCCCAGGCGCGCGGTGAAGGCGGGGCTGCTCATCACCGCCCTGACCCTGGCGGGCTCGCAGTCCGGCGGACTGCCGCCCCAGGGACCCCTCGGCTGGGTGCTCTTCGGCGGGCTCTTCGTCATCAACAGCTCGCTCGCCCTCCTCTTCGCGCACCTCGGCTCCAAGGAGGCCGAGGTCGCCGAGGAGAAGGCGGCCACCATCGCCGAGCTGGAACGCGCCAACGCCCGGCTGGAGCTGGCCCTCGCGGAGAACGCCGGACTCCACGCCCAGCTCCTCGTCCAGGCCCGGGAGGCCGGCGTCGCCGACGAGCGCCGCCGCCTCGCCGCCGAGATCCACGACACCATCGCGCAGGGGCTGACCGGGATCATCGCCCAGCTCCAGGTCGTCACCGGCACGCGGGACCCCGACCTCGTTCGCGCGCACGTGGCGCGGGCCACCGCCCTCGCCCGGCACAGCCTCGGCGAGGCCCGCAGGTCGGTGCAGAACCTGAGCCCGGCCGAGCTGGATGCCGACGCGCTGCCCGAGGCGCTCAGGAAGACCGTCGTCGCCTGGGCCGAACGCACCGGGGTACGGGCCGGGTTCACCGTGACCGGCACGGAGGAGCCGCTCCACGACGAGGTGGCGTCCACCCTCCTCCGTATCGCCCAGGAGGCACTGGCCAACACCGCGCGCCACGCCCGGGCCGGCCGGGTCGGCGTCACCCTCTCGTACATGGGGGACGAGGTGTGCCTCGACGTACGCGACGACGGCCTCGGCTTCGACCCGGCGGCGCTCGCCCCGCGCTCCGGGACGGGCGGCTTCGGGCTGGACGGGATGCGCGCCCGCGCCGAGCGGGTCGCGGGCGCGGTGACCGTCGAATCGGGGGAGGGCGAGGGGACGGCGGTGTCCGCTCGCGTACCGTTGGTCCGCCATGGCTGA
- a CDS encoding L,D-transpeptidase, giving the protein MRHVLKRARTGAAVALAGAGLVAALAGLAGCTGSGGLLEGKSGAPGDTIRITPEDGAKSVRVSGRIEVRVPDGRIERVTVARIEDGRRTELPGRTSPDRRSWRPASGARVAPSAKYSVDAVAVDGAGRRSARHTTFTTAVPKDRFIGYFSPENRSTVGAGMIVSFDFNRTIRDRAAVERAIEVTSDPPVEVVGHWFGDERLDFRPRGYWAPGTEVTVAVRLRDVEAAPGVLGIQERTTGFTVGRSQISLVDAEKHTMEVRRDGELISTLPITAGAAKTPTYNGKMVVTELHDVTRMDGRTVGFGGEYDIKDVPHAIRLTTSGTFLHGNYWAAPATFGSANVSHGCVGLLDVKGGGEDTPAGWFFDRTLIGDVVEVVRSRDRIVAPDNGLGGWNMDWPAWKAGSALH; this is encoded by the coding sequence GTGAGACACGTACTGAAGCGGGCAAGGACCGGCGCGGCCGTCGCCCTGGCAGGAGCGGGACTGGTGGCGGCCCTCGCCGGGCTCGCGGGATGCACCGGGAGCGGGGGCCTGCTCGAAGGGAAGTCGGGGGCCCCGGGCGACACGATCCGGATCACCCCCGAGGACGGCGCGAAGTCCGTCCGGGTGTCCGGGCGGATCGAGGTGCGGGTGCCGGACGGCCGCATCGAGCGCGTCACGGTGGCGCGGATCGAGGACGGGCGGCGCACCGAGCTGCCGGGCCGTACGTCCCCGGACCGCCGGTCCTGGCGGCCGGCGAGCGGCGCGCGGGTCGCGCCGTCGGCCAAGTACAGCGTCGACGCGGTCGCCGTCGACGGCGCGGGCCGGCGCTCCGCCCGGCACACCACCTTCACGACGGCCGTCCCCAAGGACCGCTTCATCGGCTACTTCTCGCCCGAGAACCGCTCCACCGTGGGCGCCGGGATGATCGTCTCCTTCGACTTCAACCGGACGATCCGCGACCGCGCGGCCGTCGAGCGGGCCATCGAGGTCACCTCGGACCCGCCGGTCGAGGTCGTCGGCCACTGGTTCGGCGACGAGCGGCTCGACTTCCGGCCGCGGGGGTACTGGGCGCCGGGCACCGAGGTGACCGTCGCGGTCCGGCTCCGGGACGTCGAGGCCGCGCCGGGCGTCCTCGGCATCCAGGAGCGGACGACCGGCTTCACCGTGGGCCGCTCGCAGATCTCCCTCGTGGACGCGGAGAAGCACACGATGGAGGTACGGCGCGACGGCGAGCTGATCTCGACGCTGCCGATCACGGCGGGCGCCGCCAAGACCCCCACGTACAACGGGAAGATGGTGGTCACGGAGCTGCACGACGTCACCCGCATGGACGGCAGGACGGTGGGCTTCGGCGGGGAGTACGACATCAAGGACGTGCCGCACGCGATCCGGCTGACGACCTCCGGCACCTTCCTGCACGGCAACTACTGGGCCGCGCCCGCCACGTTCGGCTCCGCCAACGTCAGCCACGGGTGTGTCGGGCTGCTGGACGTCAAGGGCGGCGGCGAGGACACGCCGGCCGGCTGGTTCTTCGACCGGACCCTGATCGGTGACGTGGTCGAGGTGGTCCGCTCACGCGACCGGATCGTCGCCCCCGACAACGGACTCGGCGGTTGGAACATGGACTGGCCCGCGTGGAAAGCGGGCTCCGCACTCCACTGA
- a CDS encoding ATP-binding protein, translating into MMGDMAGLEGVEQPRQRGSATAARRIPAAEDEQALKALELYGNPTDGEVRLPSRPESAAAARRLTHSVVLRQWSLSPQTAEHAVLLVSELVGNAVRHTGARVFGLRMVRRRGWIRIEVRDPSRGLPCLMPVQAMDTSGRGLFLVDKLSDRWGVDLLPRGKTTWFEMRVADRQAP; encoded by the coding sequence ATGATGGGAGACATGGCGGGCCTGGAGGGTGTGGAGCAGCCGCGGCAGCGCGGCAGTGCGACCGCTGCGCGTCGGATTCCGGCCGCCGAGGACGAACAGGCGCTCAAAGCCCTGGAGTTGTACGGCAATCCGACGGACGGCGAGGTGCGGCTCCCCTCCCGCCCCGAGTCCGCCGCGGCCGCCCGCCGGCTCACCCACAGCGTGGTGCTGCGCCAGTGGTCGCTGTCCCCGCAGACGGCCGAGCACGCCGTCCTCCTCGTCTCCGAACTCGTCGGCAACGCGGTGCGCCACACGGGCGCCCGGGTGTTCGGGTTACGCATGGTCCGTCGCCGAGGCTGGATCCGGATCGAGGTGCGCGACCCGTCGCGCGGACTGCCCTGTCTGATGCCGGTTCAGGCGATGGACACCAGCGGGCGCGGACTCTTCCTGGTGGACAAACTGTCCGACCGCTGGGGCGTGGACCTGCTGCCCCGGGGCAAGACGACCTGGTTCGAGATGCGCGTCGCCGACCGCCAGGCGCCCTGA
- a CDS encoding ADP-ribosyltransferase produces the protein MITSRLRRRAAALVLSVSAVLVPATVTEAAPAAPRTAAPAAVTAAAPAALAAPASCPVLYDPLFAAADRRVDLSRITPEPAWRADCRQLYRADGRAPEVVFEQGFHPKAPLDGQYDIEKYVLVNQDSPYVSTTFDHDLYKQWKSGYNYYVDAPGGIDVNKTIGDTHKWASQEEVAFIGGIAREHIVGACPVDRKKKVEIMADCVDNPHYRPWRG, from the coding sequence ATGATCACCTCTCGTCTGCGGCGCCGGGCCGCCGCGCTCGTCCTGTCCGTCTCCGCCGTACTGGTCCCCGCCACCGTCACCGAGGCGGCCCCCGCCGCCCCCCGTACCGCCGCCCCCGCGGCCGTGACCGCCGCCGCGCCCGCCGCCCTGGCCGCCCCCGCGTCCTGCCCCGTCCTCTACGACCCGCTGTTCGCCGCCGCGGACCGCCGGGTCGACCTGAGCCGCATCACCCCCGAGCCCGCCTGGCGCGCCGACTGCCGTCAGCTCTACCGCGCCGACGGCCGGGCGCCCGAGGTCGTCTTCGAACAGGGCTTCCACCCCAAGGCGCCGCTGGACGGGCAGTACGACATCGAGAAGTACGTGCTCGTCAACCAGGACTCCCCGTACGTCTCCACCACCTTCGACCACGACCTCTACAAGCAGTGGAAGAGCGGCTACAACTACTACGTCGACGCCCCGGGCGGGATCGACGTCAACAAGACCATCGGGGACACCCACAAGTGGGCGTCCCAGGAGGAGGTCGCCTTCATCGGCGGCATCGCCCGCGAGCACATCGTCGGCGCGTGTCCGGTGGACCGGAAGAAGAAGGTCGAGATCATGGCGGACTGCGTGGACAACCCGCACTACCGCCCCTGGCGCGGCTGA
- the glgX gene encoding glycogen debranching protein GlgX, which yields MRHRDVWPGAPTPLGARYRVGPDGVAGTNFALWAGGAEAVEVCLFDDGPRGPGTVETRLPLAELTHEIWHGFVPGVRPGQRYGFRVHGRWDPWTGARWNPAKLLLDPYARAVDGDFRLPPEVYGHVRDWPQQQVADTVRDERDSAPYVPKGVVVHDDAPDDEWADDRRPKTPWADSVIYELHVKGFTKLHPGIPEELRGTYAGLAHPAAIDHLQRLGVTAVELLPVHQFAHEDHLLRRGLHNYWGYNSIGYFAPHAGYAAGGTRGQQVEEFKAMVRALHAAGIEVILDVVYNHTAEAGEQGPTLSLRGIDNRGYYRLQSDPRRYADYTGCGNTLHVVQPQVLRLITDSLRYWVTEMGVDGFRFDLAAALARSMHDVDMLSPFLAVIAQDPVLRRVKLIAEPWDVGNGGYQVGAFPPLWTEWNDRYRDAVRDFWRGALPDVRDLGYRLSGSSDLYAWGGRRPYASVNFITAHDGFTLRDLVSYEHKHNEANGEGNRDGTNDNRSWNCGVEGESDDPAVNALRRRQLRNLLTTLLVSTGVPMLVAGDEMGRTQGGSNNAYCQDNAVSWLDWSLLDQPGAHGLYRLTRRLLALRHAHPVLRRRAFFSGRPQAPDGLRDLAWFTPRGAEMTPDDWYAPASTLGLFLSGRDIPGRDARGEKITDDSFLTVLHAGPDPVEFVLPGPPWAEAYELVVDTSLEDQVEEPGTVHEAGAAVTLPGRSVLLFRVRAAP from the coding sequence ATGCGGCACCGGGACGTGTGGCCGGGGGCGCCCACGCCGCTCGGGGCGCGCTACCGCGTCGGGCCCGACGGCGTCGCGGGCACCAACTTCGCGCTCTGGGCCGGGGGCGCGGAGGCCGTCGAGGTGTGCCTCTTCGACGACGGCCCGCGCGGTCCGGGGACGGTCGAGACGCGGCTGCCGCTGGCCGAGCTGACCCATGAGATCTGGCACGGCTTCGTGCCCGGCGTCCGGCCGGGCCAGCGGTACGGCTTCCGGGTCCACGGCCGCTGGGATCCCTGGACCGGCGCCCGCTGGAACCCGGCGAAGCTGCTCCTCGACCCGTACGCCCGCGCGGTCGACGGCGACTTCCGGCTGCCGCCCGAGGTCTACGGCCACGTACGCGACTGGCCGCAGCAGCAGGTCGCCGACACCGTCCGCGACGAACGCGACTCCGCCCCGTACGTCCCCAAGGGGGTCGTCGTCCACGACGACGCGCCCGACGACGAGTGGGCCGACGACCGGCGCCCGAAGACGCCCTGGGCCGACTCGGTCATCTACGAGCTGCACGTGAAGGGCTTCACCAAGCTCCACCCCGGCATCCCGGAGGAGCTGCGCGGTACGTACGCGGGCCTCGCCCACCCCGCCGCGATCGACCACCTCCAGCGGCTCGGCGTGACCGCCGTCGAGCTGCTCCCGGTGCACCAGTTCGCCCACGAGGACCACCTGCTGCGCCGGGGCCTGCACAACTACTGGGGCTACAACTCGATCGGCTACTTCGCCCCGCACGCGGGCTACGCGGCGGGCGGCACCCGGGGCCAACAGGTCGAGGAGTTCAAGGCGATGGTGCGCGCCCTGCACGCGGCGGGCATCGAGGTCATCCTCGACGTCGTCTACAACCACACCGCCGAGGCCGGCGAGCAGGGCCCGACGCTGTCCCTGCGCGGCATCGACAACCGCGGCTACTACCGCCTCCAGTCCGACCCCCGCCGCTACGCCGACTACACCGGCTGCGGCAACACCCTCCACGTGGTGCAGCCTCAGGTCCTGCGCCTGATCACCGACTCGCTGCGCTACTGGGTGACGGAGATGGGCGTCGACGGCTTCCGCTTCGACCTGGCGGCGGCGCTGGCCCGCTCGATGCATGACGTCGACATGCTGTCGCCGTTCCTCGCGGTGATCGCCCAGGACCCGGTGCTGCGCCGGGTGAAGCTGATCGCCGAGCCGTGGGACGTCGGCAACGGCGGCTACCAGGTGGGGGCCTTCCCGCCGCTGTGGACGGAGTGGAACGACCGCTACCGCGATGCCGTACGGGACTTCTGGCGCGGCGCGCTGCCCGACGTACGGGACCTGGGCTACCGGCTGTCGGGGTCCAGCGACCTGTACGCGTGGGGCGGCCGGCGGCCGTACGCCTCGGTCAACTTCATCACCGCGCACGACGGCTTCACGCTGCGCGACCTGGTGTCGTACGAGCACAAGCACAACGAGGCCAACGGCGAGGGCAACCGGGACGGGACGAACGACAACCGCTCCTGGAACTGCGGGGTGGAGGGCGAGAGCGACGACCCGGCGGTGAACGCCCTGCGGCGGCGGCAGTTGCGCAACCTGCTGACGACGCTCCTCGTCTCGACGGGGGTGCCCATGCTGGTGGCGGGCGACGAGATGGGCCGGACGCAAGGGGGCAGCAACAACGCGTACTGCCAGGACAACGCGGTGAGCTGGCTCGACTGGTCGCTGCTGGACCAGCCGGGCGCGCACGGCCTGTACCGGCTGACGCGCCGCCTGCTGGCCCTGCGGCACGCGCATCCGGTCCTGCGCCGGCGCGCGTTCTTCTCCGGCCGGCCGCAGGCGCCGGACGGGCTGCGGGACCTCGCGTGGTTCACCCCGCGCGGGGCGGAGATGACACCCGATGACTGGTACGCGCCGGCCTCGACGCTCGGGCTCTTCCTGTCCGGGCGGGACATCCCGGGGCGGGACGCGCGCGGCGAGAAGATCACGGACGACAGCTTCCTCACGGTCCTGCACGCGGGCCCGGACCCGGTGGAGTTCGTCCTCCCGGGACCGCCGTGGGCGGAGGCGTACGAACTGGTGGTGGACACCTCGCTGGAGGACCAGGTGGAGGAGCCGGGCACGGTCCACGAGGCGGGCGCGGCGGTGACGCTGCCGGGGAGGTCGGTGCTGCTGTTCCGGGTACGGGCCGCTCCCTAG
- a CDS encoding L,D-transpeptidase translates to MNGVPISGTSVGAVPGPQGRGRGRGKRGLTALALGGLLLVVTACGGGGDSADKSAPGEKGGTKDAAAVRNAASVAVVTVAPKDGSKSVATTGVLKVSADKGKLTSVVVKDDKGNVVEGKTTPNGADWEPTQHLAGSTKYKVHAIAKDADGRESAKDTTFTTLVPQNTFIGQYTPENGSTVGVGMPVSINFSRGITEPDAVEKAITVTAEPSVPVEGHWFGNDRLDFRPERYWAAGTKVTVKLNLDGVEGRPGVYGEQAKTFSFTIGRSQVSTVDAKAHTMKVVRDGKQIKNIPITAGAPSTTTYNGQMVMSEKYEVTRMNGATVGFGGEYDIKDVPHAIRLSTSGTFVHGNYWASSGTFGSANVSHGCVGLRDLRGGGKNGTPSAWFFNESIIGDVVIVKNSKDKQIAPDNGLNGWNMSWAEWTK, encoded by the coding sequence GTGAACGGCGTGCCGATATCGGGGACTTCGGTGGGAGCCGTGCCCGGGCCACAGGGCCGGGGACGGGGACGCGGGAAGCGCGGGCTGACGGCGCTCGCGCTGGGAGGATTGCTCCTGGTGGTCACCGCGTGCGGGGGCGGCGGCGACAGCGCCGACAAGAGCGCCCCCGGTGAGAAGGGCGGCACCAAGGACGCGGCGGCGGTACGGAACGCCGCGTCCGTCGCGGTCGTGACGGTCGCCCCCAAGGACGGCTCCAAGTCCGTCGCCACGACCGGGGTCCTCAAGGTCTCGGCCGACAAGGGCAAGTTGACCTCGGTCGTCGTCAAGGACGACAAGGGCAACGTGGTCGAGGGGAAGACGACCCCGAACGGCGCCGACTGGGAGCCGACCCAGCACCTCGCGGGTTCGACCAAGTACAAGGTGCACGCGATAGCCAAGGACGCCGACGGCCGGGAGTCCGCCAAGGACACCACCTTCACGACGCTCGTGCCGCAGAACACCTTCATCGGCCAGTACACGCCGGAGAACGGTTCGACCGTCGGCGTCGGCATGCCGGTCTCGATCAACTTCTCCCGGGGCATCACCGAGCCCGACGCCGTGGAGAAGGCCATCACGGTGACGGCGGAGCCGTCCGTACCCGTCGAGGGCCACTGGTTCGGCAACGACCGGCTGGACTTCCGGCCCGAGAGGTACTGGGCCGCGGGCACGAAGGTGACCGTCAAGCTCAACCTCGACGGGGTCGAGGGGCGCCCGGGCGTCTACGGCGAGCAGGCCAAGACGTTCTCGTTCACCATCGGCCGCAGCCAGGTCTCGACGGTCGACGCGAAGGCCCACACGATGAAGGTCGTGCGGGACGGCAAGCAGATCAAGAACATCCCGATCACCGCGGGCGCGCCGTCGACCACCACGTACAACGGCCAGATGGTGATGAGCGAGAAGTACGAGGTCACGCGCATGAACGGCGCGACCGTCGGCTTCGGCGGCGAGTACGACATCAAGGACGTGCCGCACGCGATCCGGCTGTCCACCTCGGGCACCTTCGTGCACGGCAACTACTGGGCGTCCTCGGGGACGTTCGGCTCCGCCAACGTCAGCCACGGCTGCGTGGGGCTGCGGGACCTGCGAGGCGGCGGCAAGAACGGCACGCCGTCGGCGTGGTTCTTCAACGAGTCGATCATCGGCGACGTGGTGATCGTCAAGAACTCCAAGGACAAGCAGATCGCCCCGGACAACGGCCTCAACGGCTGGAACATGTCCTGGGCGGAGTGGACGAAGTAG